Within Bacteroidales bacterium, the genomic segment TTGATCCCCCAGTTGGTAAAGTTTTGTTGCTAAGCAATGATCCTTTTAGTGATTACGTAAAATTAGTTAGATACTTTAAACCTTTTATTCCCTCAGAATCCGCCATTAGTCCTACAGCGGAAATTGGTGAAGGGACCATTATTGAGCCTTTTGTTTTTATTGGACACAATGTTAAAATTGGGAAAAACTGCATTATATATGCTCATGTGACTATACATTCGGACACCATCATCGGTAACAATGTAATCATCAACAGTGGAACTGTTATTGGTGGAGAGGCTTTTTACTTTAAACGGAGGCCAACTCATTACGATAAGTTGGTAGGTTGTGGGAGAGTCATCATCGAAGATGACGTTGAGATTGGTTCCTGTTGCACTATCGATAGAGGTGTTTCCGGAGATACTATTATTGGAAAAGGAACTAAGATGGATAATCATATTCAAGTAGGCCACGATACGATTATTGGTAAAAACTGCCTCATTTCATCACAAGTGGGAATAGCTGGTGTTGTCACCATTGAAGATGATGTAATTTTGTGGGGACAAGTAGGTGTCCAGAAAGATCTGACCATAGGCAAAGGTGCTGTAGTCCTCGGTCAATCCGGCGTTTCTAAATCATTAGAAGGCGGAAAAACTTATTTTGGTAGTCCTGTCCGTGAAGCTGTTGAAAAAATGAAAGAACTTGCCTTATTGAAACGTTTGCCTGAGTTGTTCGAGAAATTAAAATAATCATTTATCGTATACCCCTATTGAATGTTTCAATAAATGCCTATTTTCCAATACAAAATCGACTAAATATAGAATCTAATATGTCTTCATTTGTAATCTCACCTGTAATTTGTCCTAATTCCTGGATAGCAATCCGACAAGCTTGGGATACAAGATCTTGAGATGCATTTTTCCTTAAAAGCTCTATGGCTTCCTCAAGTTGTTTGATAATGCATGTAAATGCCTCAAAATGACGCAAGTTTGTTAGAACCACATCTGGAATTGCTTGAGGCTGGATTTCATAGTATGAAACTATTTTATCTAACAACAAATTAATGTTTTCATTACGTTTGGCTGAGATGAATACTATATCTCTGTCCATAATTGTCTTCCAATGAGAGGGAAATTCATCTAGCAAATCAATTTTAT encodes:
- a CDS encoding UDP-3-O-(3-hydroxymyristoyl)glucosamine N-acyltransferase; amino-acid sequence: MKLSKPYTVKQLVDIIQNPNIKILGDAQTLVTGINEIHNVEEGDITFVDHPKYYNKVLQSKASVIIINQPFDPPVGKVLLLSNDPFSDYVKLVRYFKPFIPSESAISPTAEIGEGTIIEPFVFIGHNVKIGKNCIIYAHVTIHSDTIIGNNVIINSGTVIGGEAFYFKRRPTHYDKLVGCGRVIIEDDVEIGSCCTIDRGVSGDTIIGKGTKMDNHIQVGHDTIIGKNCLISSQVGIAGVVTIEDDVILWGQVGVQKDLTIGKGAVVLGQSGVSKSLEGGKTYFGSPVREAVEKMKELALLKRLPELFEKLK